From one Lycium barbarum isolate Lr01 chromosome 6, ASM1917538v2, whole genome shotgun sequence genomic stretch:
- the LOC132599605 gene encoding zinc finger protein ZAT11-like: MTSMKRSREDDGQVEAQAMANCALILNNKLDHWNDFECKTCNKRFPSFQALGGHRASHKRPRLLGDFVVEAKKNKLYKCSICGMEFSLGQALGGHMRRHRDEINKTSTMIPVLKKSNSSKRIFCLDLNLTPEEGNVDLKIWPTASVPSPALHIFYLGPLSL, from the coding sequence ATGACTAGCATGAAAAGAAGCAGAGAAGATGATGGACAAGTGGAAGCACAAGCCATGGCTAACTGCGCCTTAATTCTAAACAACAAACTAGATCATTGGAATGACTTCGAATGCAAGACTTGTAATAAACGGTTCCCATCTTTCCAAGCCCTCGGTGGTCACCGTGCAAGTCATAAACGGCCAAGATTACTCGGAGATTTTGTTGTTGAAGCCAAAAAGAACAAGTTGTATAAATGTTCTATTTGTGGAATGGAGTTTTCTTTAGGTCAAGCATTAGGTGGACACATGAGGCGTCACCGCGATGAAATTAATAAAACATCGACGATGATTCCAGTGTTGAAGAAGTCAAATAGCAGCAAGAGAATTTTTTGCTTGGACTTAAACTTAACCCCCGAGGAAGGAAATGTTGATCTAAAGATATGGCCAACGGCATCAGTTCCATCTccagccttacatatcttttatTTAGGTCCCCTTTCATTGTAA